In Planctomycetia bacterium, one DNA window encodes the following:
- a CDS encoding polysaccharide deacetylase family protein, with product MTSGKHALLSAYFHGTRPYRAWRNRCDETRRRAPVMILFYHRVADDRANAWTCPTELFARQMAWLKKNVDVVSLSEAQQRIRSGNPRRAVAVTFDDGYADNNDFALPLLVRENIPCTYFVTLHHVRYGVPFPHDVRMGKTFRPNSLDDLRGWSERGIEIGAHTRTHPDIGKIDDRTRLFDEVVVAGEELQQAIGRTVRHFAFPFGMPANMQPLAFEMAYEAGYEGVCSAYGAYNFPGDDPFHMQRIHADDDMLRFRNWLTVDPRKRKVPRYDYSASAVQTWKPTAPNGMTKA from the coding sequence GACGTCAGGCAAGCATGCGCTGTTGAGCGCTTATTTCCACGGCACGCGCCCTTATCGCGCCTGGCGAAACCGGTGCGACGAGACGCGGCGGCGCGCGCCGGTGATGATCTTGTTCTACCATCGCGTGGCCGACGATCGGGCCAACGCTTGGACATGCCCGACGGAACTGTTCGCCCGGCAGATGGCGTGGTTGAAGAAGAACGTCGACGTCGTCTCGCTGAGCGAGGCGCAGCAGCGCATCCGAAGCGGCAATCCGCGCCGGGCCGTGGCCGTGACGTTCGACGACGGCTATGCCGACAACAACGACTTCGCGCTGCCGCTCTTGGTGCGCGAGAATATCCCTTGCACCTACTTCGTGACGCTGCATCATGTGCGCTACGGCGTGCCGTTTCCGCATGATGTGCGCATGGGGAAGACTTTTCGACCCAACTCGCTCGATGACCTACGCGGCTGGTCGGAACGGGGAATCGAGATCGGCGCTCATACGCGCACGCACCCCGACATCGGCAAGATCGACGATCGAACGCGATTGTTCGACGAAGTGGTCGTCGCCGGCGAAGAGCTACAACAAGCGATCGGTCGGACGGTGCGACACTTCGCCTTTCCGTTCGGCATGCCTGCGAACATGCAGCCGCTGGCGTTCGAGATGGCCTACGAGGCGGGCTACGAAGGAGTTTGCTCGGCTTACGGCGCCTACAACTTCCCGGGAGACGATCCGTTTCACATGCAACGGATCCATGCCGACGACGACATGCTCCGCTTCCGCAACTGGCTCACCGTCGATCCGAGAAAGCGCAAAGTACCGCGCTACGACTACTCGGCGAGTGCCGTGCAAACTTGGAAGCCGACCGCACCGAACGGAATGACGAAGGCCTAA
- a CDS encoding glycosyltransferase, with translation MFHRRRRLLPLSERGPLKVLFVITSMPVGGAETLLVNLVRRMDRSRFLPELCCLKEFGPLGEVLAQEIPAVEKLIRHKYDYQVVGRLSKLMVERKIDAIVTVGTGGDKMFWGRLAAWRAGVPVVLSALHSTGLPDHVELPNRLLEPITDGFIGCAVPHGEYLAQHEGCPKKKVFVIPNGVDVDRFRPLEPSAELRAELGLAAGAPTAAIVAALRPEKNHELFLRAAAFVHARIPKAQFLVIGDGAARPTLERMASDFGIGSAVRFLGTRRDIPELLAHTNLLVLSSHMEANPVSIMEGLACGKPVVATRVGSIPETVHEGVSGYLVEPGNVEEMGSRIEQLFRDPELCRRLGEAGRKHIQANWSLDQMVGGYERLIQSIYLGKTARTALKMCNA, from the coding sequence ATGTTCCATCGTCGTCGCCGCTTGCTTCCGCTTTCCGAGCGTGGTCCGCTCAAGGTGCTGTTCGTCATCACGTCGATGCCGGTCGGCGGGGCCGAGACGTTGCTTGTGAATTTGGTGCGGCGCATGGATCGGAGCCGGTTTCTGCCGGAGCTCTGTTGCTTGAAGGAATTCGGCCCGCTCGGCGAGGTGCTCGCGCAAGAGATTCCCGCCGTAGAGAAACTGATTCGTCATAAGTACGACTATCAGGTCGTTGGGCGGTTGTCGAAGCTGATGGTCGAGCGGAAGATCGACGCGATTGTGACGGTCGGCACCGGGGGAGACAAAATGTTCTGGGGCCGCTTGGCTGCTTGGCGCGCCGGGGTTCCCGTCGTGTTGTCGGCCTTGCATTCGACGGGCTTGCCCGACCACGTCGAGTTGCCGAACCGCCTGCTCGAACCGATTACCGACGGTTTCATCGGCTGCGCCGTGCCTCATGGGGAGTATCTGGCGCAGCACGAAGGTTGCCCGAAGAAGAAGGTGTTCGTGATCCCCAACGGGGTCGACGTCGATCGGTTCCGGCCGTTGGAGCCGAGCGCCGAACTTCGGGCCGAGCTCGGTCTTGCGGCCGGCGCACCGACCGCGGCGATCGTCGCGGCCCTGCGGCCCGAGAAGAACCACGAATTGTTCCTCCGCGCCGCGGCATTCGTCCATGCACGCATTCCGAAAGCACAATTCCTGGTGATCGGCGATGGGGCCGCGCGGCCGACGCTCGAACGGATGGCGAGCGATTTCGGCATCGGTTCGGCAGTCCGATTCCTCGGCACGCGCCGCGACATCCCGGAACTCCTCGCACACACGAACCTGCTGGTTCTCAGCTCGCATATGGAAGCGAATCCGGTGTCGATCATGGAAGGCCTAGCGTGCGGCAAGCCGGTCGTGGCGACTCGCGTCGGCTCGATTCCCGAAACGGTTCACGAAGGGGTCAGCGGGTATCTCGTCGAGCCGGGAAACGTCGAAGAAATGGGCTCGCGGATCGAGCAGTTATTTCGGGATCCCGAGCTTTGCCGCCGTCTGGGAGAAGCCGGGCGAAAGCATATCCAAGCGAATTGGTCGCTGGATCAAATGGTGGGTGGTTACGAGAGACTTATCCAGTCTATCTATCTTGGCAAAACAGCTCGCACAGCACTGAAAATGTGCAACGCGTAA